In Gammaproteobacteria bacterium, one genomic interval encodes:
- the folD gene encoding bifunctional methylenetetrahydrofolate dehydrogenase/methenyltetrahydrofolate cyclohydrolase FolD: MTAQNIDGKKLAQSLRTKVANIVEAKRQAGHAPPGLAVILVGDDPASMIYVRNKRMACEEVGIQSFYHHLSPAIEEIQLIELIESLNHDPNVHGILLQSPLPPHIDADKLFELINPLKDVDGFHPYNVGRLTQRRPLLRPCTPYGVMLLLDEINQPYKGKHAVIVGASNIVGRPMALELLIAGSTVTICHRFTTDLKYFVEQADILVSAVGKINLIKGEWIKIGSTVIDVGQNRLPNGNIVGDVEFDVARERARFITPVPGGVGPMTVAVLLYNTLIAAHYI; encoded by the coding sequence ATGACTGCACAAAATATTGATGGAAAAAAACTTGCGCAGTCATTGCGGACTAAAGTTGCAAACATTGTAGAAGCGAAACGACAAGCAGGTCACGCCCCGCCTGGTCTTGCGGTTATACTTGTGGGGGATGATCCTGCTTCGATGATTTATGTACGCAATAAGCGGATGGCATGTGAAGAAGTAGGCATTCAATCTTTTTATCATCACCTCTCCCCTGCGATTGAAGAAATACAATTAATCGAATTGATTGAAAGTTTAAACCATGATCCAAACGTGCATGGCATTTTATTGCAATCCCCTCTTCCGCCCCACATTGATGCAGATAAATTATTTGAACTCATTAATCCGCTCAAAGATGTTGATGGGTTTCATCCTTACAATGTCGGTCGCTTAACGCAACGTCGACCCTTATTGCGTCCCTGCACCCCCTACGGTGTCATGTTATTGCTAGATGAAATTAATCAACCGTACAAAGGTAAGCACGCAGTGATTGTCGGCGCATCTAATATCGTGGGTCGACCGATGGCACTTGAACTGCTTATTGCAGGCTCAACCGTCACGATTTGTCACCGATTTACGACCGACTTGAAATATTTTGTTGAGCAAGCTGACATCTTAGTTTCGGCGGTAGGTAAAATTAATTTGATAAAAGGCGAATGGATTAAAATCGGGTCTACAGTCATTGACGTGGGCCAGAATCGCCTGCCCAACGGCAATATCGTAGGAGATGTTGAATTTGATGTGGCCCGAGAGCGAGCTCGTTTTATAACGCCCGTACCCGGTGGCGTGGGGCCCATGACGGTTGCTGTTTTACTTTATAACACGCTGATTGCTGCTCATTACATTTGA
- a CDS encoding site-specific integrase, which yields MGRRKMPGLVKKGKTWHIDKKINGVRICESTGTDRLEEAEKYLTLKLETIRQAKIFGVRPRRVFRQAATKFLVENQHKKSIKSDKEHLVLLDSFIGEMPLEAIHMGSLQHFIETRRKTGVKNRTINFGLQIVRHILNLASSEWMDEFGLTWIVSAPKIKLLPENDARKPYPLDWEEQNILFSYLPKHLRDMALFAVNTGCRDKEICRLKWEWELTVPIVEIQSVFIIPGSLTKNGEDRLIVLNRTARLVLERQRNNGSCFVFTYRQKPITRMMNSAWKRARKNSNLSNVRVHDLKHTFGRRLRSTGVSFEDRQDLLGHKSSRITTHYSTAELLNLWEAANRVCDYYRKPTLTLLRTPSISSHAKIPKSVLITKGS from the coding sequence ATGGGACGAAGAAAAATGCCTGGCCTTGTTAAAAAGGGCAAAACATGGCACATCGATAAAAAGATCAACGGAGTACGAATTTGCGAAAGCACAGGAACTGATCGACTCGAGGAAGCAGAAAAATATCTAACCTTAAAATTAGAAACAATTCGGCAAGCAAAAATTTTTGGAGTCAGACCAAGACGCGTTTTCAGGCAAGCAGCAACAAAATTTTTGGTAGAAAATCAACATAAAAAAAGCATTAAATCTGATAAGGAACATTTAGTTTTACTTGACTCTTTTATTGGGGAAATGCCTTTAGAAGCAATTCACATGGGTTCATTACAACATTTCATTGAGACGAGACGAAAAACAGGGGTAAAAAATCGAACCATTAATTTTGGGTTACAAATTGTGCGCCACATTTTAAATCTTGCGTCAAGCGAATGGATGGATGAATTTGGTTTAACATGGATAGTGTCTGCACCAAAAATTAAGTTATTACCTGAAAACGATGCACGTAAACCATATCCTTTAGATTGGGAAGAGCAAAATATATTATTTTCTTATTTACCCAAACATCTGCGAGATATGGCGTTATTTGCTGTGAACACAGGTTGTCGAGATAAGGAAATATGTAGGTTGAAATGGGAGTGGGAATTAACAGTACCTATTGTTGAAATTCAATCCGTATTTATTATTCCAGGTTCTTTAACAAAAAATGGTGAGGATCGATTAATAGTGCTTAATCGCACCGCACGTTTGGTTTTAGAACGACAGCGTAACAATGGTTCTTGTTTTGTTTTCACCTATAGACAAAAACCGATTACTAGAATGATGAATAGTGCGTGGAAACGTGCGCGCAAAAACTCCAATCTTTCAAATGTTCGCGTACATGATCTAAAACACACATTTGGTAGGCGATTGCGTTCTACAGGAGTGAGCTTTGAGGATAGGCAGGATTTGTTGGGTCATAAGTCCTCAAGAATAACGACTCATTATTCAACTGCTGAATTACTTAATTTATGGGAAGCAGCAAATAGAGTGTGTGATTATTATCGCAAGCCAACTCTCACACTATTACGCACTCCTAGCATTAGCAGTCACGCAAAAATCCCGAAGTCAGTTTTGATTACTAAAGGGAGCTAA